A segment of the Leptolyngbya sp. NIES-3755 genome:
GTTGGATCATGAAGGAATTGCGATTCGATCGGGACATCATTGCACTCAACCACTCCATCGATTGTTGAATGCTCCCGGAACCGCTCGTGCGAGTCTGTATTTTTACAATACTCGTGAGGAAGTCGATCGATTTATCGAGGCGCTGAAAGAGACGATCGACTTTTTTGGCGGGATGATGGCATAGAGTTCTTGAAGTCGTGTTAATTGCGCGGTTTCGGTTGCTGTAACGTCTTGGGCGCGATAAAGACCGATTCACCCTTCTCGTTTTGTCGCTCGATCGCGCCCAATTTCAGCAACTCTCGTTTTGCTCGATCGCGACTCAGTTTATCTCCTGCCGCATCTGCATCCTGATACACCAAAGTCCAAGCTTGAAATCTCACCCAGTCAAGATTCGGATTCGTTCTCAAGAATGCTGCCGTCCGCTGAAGCGTTGGGACGAACTGCTTGTATCCCTCAGATTCAGCCGCCCACTTTGCTGTCATGTCAAACGATTGAGCCGCTCCTGGCAAATCACCCAACAAGAGAAGTTGATCGATCGCTTTCCAACGCCAAATCGAAAACGCTCTGGGGTGCATCTGAGGTGACAGCGAGTCGGTTCCACGCTTCATAAATTCCATCGCGAGTTCTGGCTTCCCTAACTGGTGTGACACCGTTCCCGACAGAAATAAGTAGCTTTCCACAAATCGGGGATCGTGACGAGTAATTAGGTCAAAATACTGTGAACCCAGCGAGAAACCCGTCACTTCACGCGCAGGCTCATCCCCGTAATACTGAATAAAATTAAGAAATAACCAGCTCGCCATCAAATTGTCAAATCCGAACGCTGGCATCCGACTGAGGAAATTTAGGCGGAAACGTTCCTGTTGTTCTGCCTGTTGCGGAGTTTCGAGCGAAATCGACGGTTGTTTGAGTCGATCGACTTGAATGCCCATGACACCCGTAAGCGCGATCGATGCGATCATTCCCTGTCCAACCCAACCTGCCCACGCTCGTTTAACGCTCAAAACCACGATCGAGATCCCCTTATTTAATGAAGCTTAATGAAACTCAGCCCGAAACTCTAGAACAATTTACCCAAATTCCGCTAGATTGTCTTAAAGGTTGCAATCACCCGACAAAAACTAAGTCATAGTAGTCTATATGGCTGGTTTTATACTCAGAGACACTTGATCAACTGTCCTAAAACTGTCACGTTATCCGGAATATTACTGTGTACCCTGTAGCTAGTTTCTGGGGTTCTCGTAATTTCTCCCGATCCCTCACCCCATTGATTCTTTTACTTCCTGCCAATTTAAATTCATCTGTGTCACCCTGTTTGCAGGTGTGATGATTAGATTACAAACTGTCCACTCCTCGTTTCCTCTACACTCAATGAATCGACCCACCCGACGTGTTTCGCTGTTCCAAGTTGCTCTCTGTAGTGGTGTCATCGCGGCGACTGCTACCGGAACCGTACTGACCGCCGATCGATCGGTGAAAGCGGCGCTCCAAGACAGCCCAAAATCTCTGCTCGATGAGGCATGGCAAATTGTCAACCGCGAATACGTGGATGGCACTTTTAATAAAAACGATTGGCAAGCGGTTCGACAATCGCTGCTCGGTCGAGAGTATTCCTCACGTCAACAGGCGTATACGGCTCTCCGAGATGCGCTGAAGAAGCTGGATGATCCGTATACCCGCTTTATGGACCCGAAACAGTTTGAAGCCCTGACGAATCAAACCTCCGGAGAGCTTTCTGGGGTGGGTATCCGTCTCGAACAAAATGAGCAAACGAAAGTTCTCACCGTGGTTGAGCCGTTAGAGAATTCTCCAGCGATTCGGGCGGGGATCAAGACAGGCGATCGCGTTCTTGCGATTAATGGTCGATCGACCAAAGGAATGAGCGTCGAAGATGCCTCGAACCTGATTCGGGGTGAAGCAGGAACGAAAGTCACTCTACAAATCGGACGG
Coding sequences within it:
- a CDS encoding hypothetical protein (conserved hypothetical protein;~similar to AA sequence:cyanobase_aa:LBDG_22600), which encodes MVLSVKRAWAGWVGQGMIASIALTGVMGIQVDRLKQPSISLETPQQAEQQERFRLNFLSRMPAFGFDNLMASWLFLNFIQYYGDEPAREVTGFSLGSQYFDLITRHDPRFVESYLFLSGTVSHQLGKPELAMEFMKRGTDSLSPQMHPRAFSIWRWKAIDQLLLLGDLPGAAQSFDMTAKWAAESEGYKQFVPTLQRTAAFLRTNPNLDWVRFQAWTLVYQDADAAGDKLSRDRAKRELLKLGAIERQNEKGESVFIAPKTLQQPKPRN